ggagggagaagaggcaaTAGAGAGAGCCACAGACACCCCGGTGTGTTCTCTGCAAACTTTAAGCTCTCTTTCTGTGCCCTGGTCCTAGAACCAGATACGAATAAGACTCAGGGAGTTTCGTCTGAAGACCAGGTCCCACTCCCCACCTGGCTGAAGAGTCTGCTTTAGGTGGGAAAATAATGCAGGAACAGGGTCTTTAGGCAGTTTGTTTTCTCAGGTGTttcttctgtccccttccttgCAGGGTGGTTAGGAAGGCAGGACAAAACCGGTGAGCTCCTGCCTGCTCAGAGACTGAGAGGGTGGGGGTCTCTCATTAGCTCCGTAACAAGCAGCATCCTGTTTGATGGTGATAGGGTCAGGAATGTGGGAACTAGGATCCACTCTGCTGAGACCACCATCCATCCAGTGTGCCCCTCCTCAGTGACAGGTTCTAATTGTGTTTCCATTTCAGTGTATTTCCTGCCCTTTTCAGGATCTAAGATTGGTCATACATTCCCAATTTATTGTTCAAATCTAGCTAGTTGCTCTGAAAGTAGCTCATCTTGTCCTAAAGTAGCTTAATGGCCTGAGGGTTATACTCAATCTGAAGGGTTAACAGGATAGGGTAGAAAGATGGGGGGGCTCGTGGACTCAGGACACCCTGATCTTTAGCCTTATTCTGATGTCTTTTCTTTGGACACAGTCTTCTTTGGTGTTCTTTTGCCTTTAGCTACCTTTTCTAATGTGTATGCTACCatcactttaacaatatttaagaGTGATGGCAATGGGTTCAAGAgtcataatttatattaaaaatgtgttgGACTTTTaactacatttttcaaataaaaaacgTGTAAGCAAAATAGTCGCAGAGTGATCACTACAGGTGTGTGTTGGGTCAAAGGATAGATATGGTTGATGGCACTCCTAGGAAGTAGCCGACATGGAATTCTGTGCCAACATCACCCTTTCCAAGGAGAGAAGGCCAAGTACTGTGAAGATTAAGAAGACTACCATCCTTTTCCAAGAGCTCACCTCCTTGTTCTTCCTGTTCCCTCTTCTTGGCTTTCATCTgagatttttcatctttaaaaaatcactaaaaacttgggaaaggagaaagaggagcaaCATCAACATTTTATCCTGGGGTACAGGGTGGGGGTGAAATATGCCGGAGGACAAGGGAAGGGATCAGGCCCAATGGTGTTAGCTACACGGTTCAGTTTTAAGGTTGAAGAGATTTCTGGCCTCCACCCTCAGATACGTCTGTAAAGAGACACAAGaccaatattttttctaattttttctgtaCTAAAAATATCCAGTAGGTTCTGGGATTGAAAGGGTGGGGAGGTTGAGATGCTGACACCTTCTCTTGAGGACGAAGTGGCCATTACCTGCGGTTTCTCTCTAGCTGggtaagaaaacagaagagaagaggggaaatgTTAGAACCACATCTATGTTTTCCCTTCCTTGCttcatctccctctccccataAGCCCTCATTTCCTCAACGCTACTGCCCCCTACTTAGGCTTCTTTATATTGAATCATTGGTATTGGATATCCGGGGAGAAGGACAAAAACAAACTTGCAAAATGACTGACCGTATATACTATTTTAgtgtccttcctctctcccacaaAGGTCCCGAAATCCTAACAATTGAGAATATTTTATCAAGTCAATCAGAACCTTTGGTAGTTCATTTGGTAATGCAGAGGACTATCCTTCCCAAAGAATTCTTAAGTTACTGGAAATCATCCCAGGAGTTCTTTGGGATAGTGGTGGTGGAGGGCTTCGGCACTGGTGTCAAtgccccccatctcctcctctgtAACGGAATAACACCTCACAGCATTGTTGTGAGGGTCGATCCAGGTAAAGTGCACATAGTAAGACCTTAAATATTAGCTGTTGTTACTATTAGACTGCATTCATGAGCTGAGAATGATTTATATCTTCCACATCTATTGTCTGCATCAAGAATTGTTGATATACCTACAATCTTCACAATTTGGTCAATAATTCTCTAACGACCCATACATGTTACCCATTAACCAACCAGCAGTTGCCCAAGAAATGAGTGGAATCAATGGCTAACAATAATGTGAATAACTAGTATATTATGAATGAATGACCAAACAGATGACAGTTCATGGAAGCACACTGGCTGGTTGACCCAACAGGATTTTGGATGTCAGGACTTTTCATCAACAAAGGTCCTTGGCTATCACCAAACACTTACTGGTTGCATCTCTGTGAACACTGAAGACAGACTGTTCCAAATATCCTCCAGCCCGATCCGGACTCGTCTCCAAAAAGCAAGGGCTggactggggctggggctggggctggggccaaagaagaggaagggggtgggTCTGAGTCTAGAGCTGAGGGGCGGTATGggagtggtagtggtggtggtagtggtggtggtctGAGTGGTGGTCTGAGTGGTGCAGCTGGTGTCAGGGCAGAGACCAGTGTCCAGAGGGCACTCCTCCCTAAGCCGGTTGCAGGGACACTGCTGGTAGGTACAAGGCCGGTGCTCTGTGTGGAGTTGGCTCAGTGCTCCAACTCGAAGGCGCCCGGAAAGGCCTTGCAGCCTGCCTGCCCTGGACCGGCTCATGGTGCCTGACCTGCAGTGGCAGTGCCATGGGCCCCAGGGCATGAGAACCAGCCGCAGGTCCTCTGCTGGCGGCATGGCTGTTGGTGAGGGGTGTGGCCACGGTCTCGGGGTGGACCCTGCTGTTGACCACTGGCTCATGGTACTCTCGGGATGAACCAAGTCCTCAGTGGACATCCACGTGTTGGCCCGCTGGtctgaagaagacatcctgatCTCGGGCTCCTGGGTATTTGCTTTAAACCTCGGGTTGGGCATCCTCGCCGTATTGGAAGTCGCTCGGAGAGACTCTCCGCTCACATTACTCTTTCTGGCGTTGATCACAACCCCCTCTTCCAAAGACTCATCTTCCTCCGGCGATGACACAATTGACTTTCTGACGCCTGTGGCCACTGTGGAGGCCAAAAGCTCGGCCGCGGCCGGGCCTGCCAGGCGGTCGGCACGGGCCACGAGGTCATCCTCGTCCTCCATTGTTACCCTCATCTTCTTGGGAGCGCCGGTCCGGGGGGTGGTCCGGTAGTTGCGGGACATCGGGACCCCGGAGCGGAAACTTACCCGCTGCGACTCGGTGGAAGTCAGGCCTTGGGCCCCCGCCACCCGGGGCCCCAGACTCAGCAGCAGGGCCCAGAGCAGCGCGCCGGCGGCGGGGACCATGGGGCCGGGCAGTGGGCGGCTGAGGAGGAGGCCAGCGAAGGAGGCCGGGTCtcccacctcttccctcccttccactctCTACCCAGGGGGTCGTTGGAACCGAGGCCCGTGGGGTTCCTACCGCGCGccacgcccctcccccaggccctctTGTAGCCCGAGGGGCTGAGCTAAAATCCCAGGAACTCCAGCAGCCAGAACTCCTGCGGAACCACCAGACGCAATTGTGACGTAAGGGCCTGGTCAGGCAGTGCACTTCCTCTGAGCCGAGCTTACATCGTGCATCGCAGTTTATTAACCGCTACGGATCTGAGTTTACGAGACAAGACGAAACTACAGGCTTTGAAAGCGCTCCTTCCCAGGCTCACAGGCAGCAGACGTGACGAAGAAGGAAACAGTGGTTCTTCAATACGTAGGGAGCTGACTCCTGGTCCCCCAacagacggggtgggggtggggggcttgccGCGGTCAGTTATGCCCCACCCACCCTGAGCTTCACAGGCGACCAGGGGCTCCCATTtgaagggggaggaaaagaggacaCTCAGTGAGATGCAGTTATTTGCCCAGGGTTCTGCAGCTCAAGCAGGACTAAAACCCACAGCCTTGCCCTTTCCCATACAAGACACCCCTACATGCACCCTTACTGCTGAAATGATGTgtcgcctccccccacccccgccgcagATCAGGTTCCGGACCTCAGAACTTTGAAGGCAGGGTTATGAGAGGAATGACACCCCAATGATATGTGAAGGTCCAGTGGCACTAGGGTTGAAGATGAGGTGGTTTAGGAAGCAGCCCAGATATTTCAGGGTTAGGGCATAGGCAGATCAGTATCTTTGCTTGGTTCTAAGGTCCTTGAGTCCTGTCTTATACTAGGTGCCTCCTGAGCCATGGAGATCCCTGTCCAGcctaggagagagagaaaaacaaaaaggtgggTACAGGAGCAAGACCTGGATTTTACCTACTGGTTTGGGGAGAGAAGCCAGAGAATTGAAGGAGAAGATCTGGTGCTGGTCAAGCTGGAGTTCCCCTAGGACCTCCCCCCAACACATGTTTTCTCCTTTGCACTGCCAACATATCCCTTCTTGACCTCTAGGGGTGATCTCAGTCTCCTCTAAATTCGGTGCTGTGAATATTCCTTTATTCTTGGATGCCTCAGCACTTATATGTATCGTTTTTTATTTAGTTCCCCTGCATCTCTCCCAAGGCATTAAGAAAACGGGAATTGGCTTTATACGTCCCACCCCCAACTTTTATCCTTAAGCTCGGAACTCACTGTCTGACAGCTTCAGGGATGTGAATCTGATCCAAGGAGATGAGTTGGGCCAGCTCTCGCAGGCTGTTCAGAAAACGGATCTTTCGTGTGAACTTGGAACTGAAAAGAGAGGATAAGCCAAGTGTGTGTTGTACTGGGAAGAGGGCTCCTGGAGAGGCTTACAAAGGGACATGTGACAAGTATAGCATGGTTAAGGCTAGAAGGAGCCAGGGTGGGGCAAGACCTTCTTAATCTTGATTTTGAAAATGGGAGCGGGTCCTGGTCCCCAAAGCTTGTACCTGATGAAGGGTCGCAGCAGTGCCAAGAATGCCTTCACATACCATGTGGTGTGGACAACGACCAGGCCACGCAGGTTTTTCCGGAGGCTGCAGAATAGGAGATTGTTCTGTTCTCCCACCTTCATTCTAGAAAATCAGGTGGAGCTATCTTCTGTGCTTTCACTTCTGCAGTTTCTAGATTTCTCTGGCAGTTGGGGCTAGTCCCTGCTCCTCGGCCACAGTCTGAGCCCCACCCATCATGTTTAGCCCTGCAAAgctcctgttttatttctttttaaatcttttttttaaatgtttatttatttttgagagagagacagaatgcaagcaggaggagggacagagacagagggagacacagcagaatccaaagcaggctccaggctctgagctgtcagcacagagcccgatgcggagcttgaacttgtgaactgtgagatcatgacctgagcccaaggccagagcttaaccaactgagccacgcaggtgccccaaggctcCTTGGTTTTAGGAATCTCTTGCCAGAACTCTTCAGCCTGGAGtcctcctctgccccacctccctcctgtgCCCTACCCTTGCCTAAGTCCTTGGCGACTCCCCTGTCCTCTCCCCTTGTGACGAGGACAACTGACAGAACTCCAGGTGGAGGAAGGccagtggggggggaggggggaagaaacaaaaagaaagagaaaagtgagcaaagggaagatggggaaagaaaggaggaaaagggaacaTCGCATGGAACAAAGCCTTACGGGTCAGGGAagcaggcagagaagagaggcagagacagtggctcctgggaaatgaaataaatggtGAGATGGTGACCAAAGGgagcaccttctgtgtgccaggcaacaTGCCACGctgatttatttgattttcacacGTGCGTGATGGCGAAGGTATTCTTGTTGCTGTTctgcagagaaggaaatggagtCCCAGggaggctaagtgacttgccgAAAGTCATACAGCAGGTAAATGGGAAAGGCAAGATCTGCGACTAGATTTCCCTGACTCCGAGAGAGGACGGAAGACAGGAGAGGCCTGGAAAGGGGTGTAGAGGGACAAGGTGAAGAGGAAGGGGCTAcgtggaagaagaaagaatggaaagagggaaagagaaggcacagagagagtggCAGCCCCGCTGCCCCGTGGCTCACCGCCGGTCCAGAGCATGGTAACACTGGCGCATCCAGCCCAGAGGTGGGACCTGGGCTCTAGTCGTGCCTCCGCTCAAGTGGACAAGCAGGTAATTTTCAGCCACCAGCAGCTCCAGAGTTCCCACCATATACCTGGGGGGCACACAACTGTCAAGGAAGGGACATGCTTCAGGATGTGGGGTGTCGGGGGGACATGACTGTAGACTTTCCAGTCAGCTGCTGATCACAGGGCGTTCTTGTTGTTGCTTTTCCCTCCCAACATCCACCCTGGGGCCCTTCAGGGTGTCGGACTCACCTGAACAAGTGCTCCATGACATAGGTATAGTTGGGGATGCTGCTGCTGGGTAGGTAACAGGAAGCAAAGACAATGACAGCATTGAGGCCATCACCATGGTAACCTGGAGAGGACAAAGGGACCATTTATTCAGTCAACAGCTACACATTGACAATACATCTGTTTAGGTTGAAGGACTCTGAGGGTCTCTGAAAGTTACAGGAAGAATTTTGTACCCAGTAACTGAGTTTCCAACTCAAGCCTTTTATTCAGTAAGTCACAGTTCTTACCCCTCCACTTATGGTAGTCATTACCTCCATGAGAGAGGGCTTTCTTATAGGGCTCAATGACCGTCATGTCCACTCGCTGTTCCCACTGTCCTGTTCGGAACACTCTCCAGTGACGACCATCTTCTCCAGCTACATCCCACACACAACCCCGGCCCagcctttctgctgcttcactggCCCCCAGACCCTCTGCACGGGGCAGCTCATCTAAAagagagggatggggaagggtCCATAAGGCACGGTACATACCTTCAGTGTCTTGTAACTTCCCCAGGTTCTTAGAGTTGATTACTCCAACATCTCATTCCTCAGTGTTTTCCAGGACTCCAGCCCTAGTTTGCCCAATCAATACAACCACTTGCTGGTTTCTATTTCCTGTGACTCATGATCCTCACTTTTTCACTAGACACTGGACTTGAGGTAACCCTGCACTATGGTAGGTCCATGGCCCTTGCCAGTATTAGTTTTTTTCCGGATTCTTCTTTCCATGCTTTTCCTTGGGTGAGCTCATCTCTTCCCATGTCTTCAATCACCACCAGTAAGGTGATGATTCCAAATTTGCCTCTCTAACCCACACGTCTCTCCTAACTCCAGACCCATGTCCCTAAACGCTTAGAGTGGACATCTCtagtttgtgtcatcttcaagtCACCAGACCCAGCTGTAAGTCAGactcattctcttcctcctctctcccatatttccttttttttttttttcttatttttgggagagcacaagtaggggatgggtagagaaagagggacagatgatctgaagtgggctctgctttgacaggctgacagcagtgaagctgacgtggggctcgaactcatgaactgcaagatcatgacctgagccaaagtcagacactcaatcaacagagccacccaggtgccccagccataTTTCCTTTCTTGATGACTCCATCCATCTAGCTGCCTGAGAGAGAAAACTGGTGTTATCCAAGATTTTCTTCTCTGTCAGTGCTCAAGCCAGCTGGACCCCATATCTTCTTCCATCTATCTCcattatattctcttattattcttTCCACTATTGCTGTCCTGATTCAGGTTCTTAGCATTACTCACCTGGCTTTAGTGCTAACCTCTTAACTGGTCTCCTTGCCTCTAGTTTGTTTACTTCATTCCA
This Prionailurus viverrinus isolate Anna unplaced genomic scaffold, UM_Priviv_1.0 scaffold_50, whole genome shotgun sequence DNA region includes the following protein-coding sequences:
- the BNIPL gene encoding bcl-2/adenovirus E1B 19 kDa-interacting protein 2-like protein isoform X5; this translates as MGTTQEVGEKTLDLGLLPEEVDRSEDPEDPKRDSQAGTPSTLALCSPRPMRKRLSAPELQLNLTKETGGRGASPTHSEPSSPDGSSDLEVDELETPSDSEQLDSGHEFEWEDELPRAEGLGASEAAERLGRGCVWDVAGEDGRHWRVFRTGQWEQRVDMTVIEPYKKALSHGGYHGDGLNAVIVFASCYLPSSSIPNYTYVMEHLFSCVPPRYMVGTLELLVAENYLLVHLSGGTTRAQVPPLGWMRQCYHALDRRLRKNLRGLVVVHTTWYVKAFLALLRPFISSKFTRKIRFLNSLRELAQLISLDQIHIPEAVRQLDRDLHGSGGT
- the BNIPL gene encoding bcl-2/adenovirus E1B 19 kDa-interacting protein 2-like protein isoform X1; the encoded protein is MGTTQEVGEKTLDLGVSYLRSSSLKTLPSLSHDHLFSPGTLRAGENAEAGPAAPLRLGELELKEEWQDEGFPRLLPEEVDRSEDPEDPKRDSQAGTPSTLALCSPRPMRKRLSAPELQLNLTKETGGRGASPTHSEPSSPDGSSDLEVDELETPSDSEQLDSGHEFEWEDELPRAEGLGASEAAERLGRGCVWDVAGEDGRHWRVFRTGQWEQRVDMTVIEPYKKALSHGGYHGDGLNAVIVFASCYLPSSSIPNYTYVMEHLFSCVPPRYMVGTLELLVAENYLLVHLSGGTTRAQVPPLGWMRQCYHALDRRLRKNLRGLVVVHTTWYVKAFLALLRPFISSKFTRKIRFLNSLRELAQLISLDQIHIPEAVRQLDRDLHGSGGT
- the BNIPL gene encoding bcl-2/adenovirus E1B 19 kDa-interacting protein 2-like protein isoform X2, giving the protein MGTTQEVGEKTLDLGVSYLRSSSLKTLPSLSHDHLFSPGTLRAGENAEAGPAAPLRLGELELKEEWQDEGFPRLLPEEVDRSEDPEDPKRDSQAGTPSTLALCSPRPMRKRLSAPELQLNLTKETGGRGASPTHSEPSSPDGSSDLEVDELETPSDSEQLDSGHEFEWEDELPRAEGLGASEAAERLGRGCVWDVAGEDGRHWRVFRTGQWEQRVDMTVIEPYKKALSHGGYHGDGLNAVIVFASCYLPSSSIPNYTYVMEHLFRYMVGTLELLVAENYLLVHLSGGTTRAQVPPLGWMRQCYHALDRRLRKNLRGLVVVHTTWYVKAFLALLRPFISSKFTRKIRFLNSLRELAQLISLDQIHIPEAVRQLDRDLHGSGGT
- the CUNH1orf56 gene encoding protein MENT, with product MVPAAGALLWALLLSLGPRVAGAQGLTSTESQRVSFRSGVPMSRNYRTTPRTGAPKKMRVTMEDEDDLVARADRLAGPAAAELLASTVATGVRKSIVSSPEEDESLEEGVVINARKSNVSGESLRATSNTARMPNPRFKANTQEPEIRMSSSDQRANTWMSTEDLVHPESTMSQWSTAGSTPRPWPHPSPTAMPPAEDLRLVLMPWGPWHCHCRSGTMSRSRAGRLQGLSGRLRVGALSQLHTEHRPCTYQQCPCNRLREECPLDTGLCPDTSCTTQTTTQTTTTTTTTTTPIPPLSSRLRPTPFLFFGPSPSPSPSPALAFWRRVRIGLEDIWNSLSSVFTEMQPLERNRR
- the BNIPL gene encoding bcl-2/adenovirus E1B 19 kDa-interacting protein 2-like protein isoform X3, encoding MGTTQEVGEKTLDLGAGENAEAGPAAPLRLGELELKEEWQDEGFPRLLPEEVDRSEDPEDPKRDSQAGTPSTLALCSPRPMRKRLSAPELQLNLTKETGGRGASPTHSEPSSPDGSSDLEVDELETPSDSEQLDSGHEFEWEDELPRAEGLGASEAAERLGRGCVWDVAGEDGRHWRVFRTGQWEQRVDMTVIEPYKKALSHGGYHGDGLNAVIVFASCYLPSSSIPNYTYVMEHLFSCVPPRYMVGTLELLVAENYLLVHLSGGTTRAQVPPLGWMRQCYHALDRRLRKNLRGLVVVHTTWYVKAFLALLRPFISSKFTRKIRFLNSLRELAQLISLDQIHIPEAVRQLDRDLHGSGGT
- the BNIPL gene encoding bcl-2/adenovirus E1B 19 kDa-interacting protein 2-like protein isoform X4, which gives rise to MGTTQEVGEKTLDLGAGENAEAGPAAPLRLGELELKEEWQDEGFPRLLPEEVDRSEDPEDPKRDSQAGTPSTLALCSPRPMRKRLSAPELQLNLTKETGGRGASPTHSEPSSPDGSSDLEVDELETPSDSEQLDSGHEFEWEDELPRAEGLGASEAAERLGRGCVWDVAGEDGRHWRVFRTGQWEQRVDMTVIEPYKKALSHGGYHGDGLNAVIVFASCYLPSSSIPNYTYVMEHLFRYMVGTLELLVAENYLLVHLSGGTTRAQVPPLGWMRQCYHALDRRLRKNLRGLVVVHTTWYVKAFLALLRPFISSKFTRKIRFLNSLRELAQLISLDQIHIPEAVRQLDRDLHGSGGT